DNA from Magnolia sinica isolate HGM2019 chromosome 19, MsV1, whole genome shotgun sequence:
CTTCGCTACCAAAAATGGCACCTCTCGACTTCTCAGTGCAAATCAACGGCCCAGAGCTcgttgggccccacacatcaacGCCTCGAGAATTCAAGTATCTATCCAATATAGATGATCAAATGGGCCTGAGAAACCACatacccttcatccatttctaccCTACCAATGCCACTGGGACCGATCCAGTCCCGATCATACGACGAGCATTGTCGATGGCCCTCATTCCCTACTACCCGATCGCAGGTCGTCTCAGGAATGCCGAGAATGGCAAGCTCGTCGTTGATTGCTGTGAAGAAGGTGTGATCTTCCGCCAGGCCAATGCCAATGTTACACTCGCTCAGTTGCACGAGATCGATGGTGGATTGAAGCCACCGTTCCCTCAGTGGGACCACTTTCTTGTTGATGATATTTGGGGCAGCTTCTCCATCGTCGATTCTCCATTGCTTCATATGCAGGTAATTGGTGATATCCTCACACATTGTAGTTTCTTCAAGGCCAATGGCCCACCCTGGAAAAATAGGGGTCCACCAGCCCGTTGCTTTTCAGATCAGGCCCCTTCTTgccaattaggtgggccacattcatcaCAAGGCTACAATTTGTGAGGAGATTGACCTTTTTTACCCCTTTGTTTTGTTGcctctttaaaatgatctcatttCATTTTTGTTAGCAGTAATGATGTAATAGAGATCACgtcttagggtgcgtttggttgtaccaatatcatgatatttgcaccaaattagattgtGATTGGTCCTgaattatcatgaaatttcatgatatttagtgcaaccaaacgtgCTCTTATATAAATTAGGTCGCATTTGGTTGGACCAAATACCATGAAATGTTGATAACGTTTtgtaccaaattagactgattaatcaattcatgatatttggtggagCCAAACGCACCCGTCAAAACACGATAATTTGAGTTGAACCAAATACCTAGGtcgagtgttttttttttttttttcttcttataatATTTAATAGATAATATAATAAATGGAGAATGATCCAGTAGTGTCGACTATAGAGCAGTAGATTAGCCGTAGAGTTAagtatgtgtggggcccacttggatgtgtgtcagacatccaatcatgcatcaaatgtTCTCTGTCGAGAAATGGGACACACCAAAATTCAGCCagatccaaaatttaggtgggccacaccatcagaaCCAGTGTAAAATCATCCATATAACCTCTAAATCACGCCGCATGTCCCCTGTGTTTCcaatggcctaatttttgggctctccCTTCATCCACGTAGGCCTCACCCAATCAACGGATTCGATGTTGTATAAATAACATGATGGCCCCCATATAAAAACCTATGGTAAGCATCCCTTCTCGACCGTTTCTTGTGTAGCCCAAATGAGTTACGGATCAAACTGATTTTAGGCCTATAGAACTAAAATTGAGAGGCACAtacaatggacgggttggatttcatgtaaacatcacagtggggtcacAGATTTGACACCATCATAAATTTTATATGAGAGagtactataagttatagtgctcctaattgTATTGGGACATTTAAAGAGCCAAATCCATTGATCTGGATTGTTCATTCCGTCCGATGCACATTTCATGAGCAACAATGGAAAAATCACACCGATCCGACAGATTTTATCAATGTCATTTAATATGGACGACCAAGATTATTTACACAAAACAGgtcaaatcaacaatttgatctatATATCGGCTAGGGACCATCATCGATTGCTTTTTATTTTAAAGAGTTGGTTTTGTTAGGCAACCGTGACCCATCCATTGATTTGGAAAAGGATgggtaaagagaaaaaaaaaaaaaaaaaggccaaatcaaggatggaataGATCACCCGATCAGTGTTATTTTCGGATGGTAGGCCTTGAGATGTGTTCTCCACTTAATGAACAGTTCGGAtcgattgattggactgtccaagagAATCCActcaactaggagcactatatctTAATAGTTCTCtcagagcactggagcatttctcaataAATATTGAGCCCGACAAATGGTTGGGATGGTTCTAGCCGTCTGATCTATGGCCCTCAAAGCAACGGTAGAAACCAGAAATGTATATCAGAAAACTATTTagggaatttcaaaaaaaaaaaataaaggtgaTAGATATAATTGTCCAATAGGTGTGAATTTTGAAATATGTGCCATCCATGATAGGccccaaaaaatgaatgaacctgatcaggatgatgagtggggcccacttgagtaccATCGCCACAGGCCCACAAGATTACTTAGCAATTGCCCGTGTAGCGAACTTATTGTGGGCACACATCCCTAgtagaaatgggccccacacatcgacACACCAACCATTTAATGCATACACCTTGCCTTGTAATTAAAAGTGGTGTTCATTTTTGCCGATAAAACCTTCAGTGATCTCAGAGCTTTATAATGCTCCTGGTTGTATCGGGTAACTTGGACAGTTCGATAATCAATCTAGGCCGTTCATTAAGTCTAGAACATATTTTAAGGGTTAACGTCTAAAAAGAAGCCTTATTGGATGATCAAACCCATCCTTGCTTTGTCCTCATTTTTCGTGGCCATCCTTTTCCCCGCGGATGGACGGATGATAAGGATTTCCTAACAGTAGTGATTCTTTACCATCATAAGCAATCCTTGATGGTCCATCAAATAGATGGTCTGAAAttgttgataatttttttttttacaaataatATTGATCGTCTATATTAGAGGTCGCTAATCAGATGGTTAGTACTGTAAGATAggtgtgatatttgcatggtGGCCCATAAATTGTGTGGTGGACAtagtggacggtctagatcaaccGATCTTTTGACTAACGTTCGGTGCCTTGTCATTGTGTTCTTTCCAGGTCACCCGGCTTGCTTGTGGGGGGTTCGTACTCGCGTATACATTCAACCACTGTGTATGCGATGCGTATGGCGCCCTCCAGTTCGTAACGGCCGTATCGGAATTCGCCCGAAACCCTAACCGACACGCCTCCTCTTTCCTCCCCTCCTGGGGCCGCGAAATCCTCGCCCCACGCTCCCCGCCCCGCGTCTCGTACCGGCACCCGGAATACGACACTGATACAACGTCCGAAACGCCCGCCACCGGCGCAGATTTCAAGCGCCTCGCGCAGATCTCCACCTTCTTCTCCAACGCCGACATCTCAGCCCTCAAGCGCCAGATCAACGACCGTCGATGCCCCACCTTCGACGCCGTAGCCGCCTGCCTCTGGCGGGCCCGGACCCGAGCCCTCGCTCTGAAAACCATTACGAAACTCCTCTTCCCGATCGACACGCGCTTCCGCTACCATCCCTCGCTGCCGGATGGATACTACGGGACTGCGGTGGTCTTTCCCTGCGCCGTAACGACGCCGGAAGCGCTTTGTAACGGCCCGATACGTTATGCTGCGGGGCTGATATCGGGCGTGAAGAAATCGGTTGTTGGAGACGAGTATCGGAAATCGGTTTTGGATTTCATTGACGTGAATGGGCGGAGGGGGTTCTGTTCGGAGGGCGCGTTCGTTGTGTCGGACATGAGCCGGTTGCGATTTGCTGACGTGGACTTGGGGTGGGGCCCAGGGGTTTATGGTGGGCCAGGGAGGGCTGGGACTGGGATGGTGCCTGGTATGGTGACATCTGTCATCGGACATAAGGATGAAAGAGGGGTTGAAGGGGTTTTGGCTTTGGTATCTTTGCCGCAAGGAACGGTGGAGATGTTTGAAAGGGTGATAAGGGAACAGATACGGAGGGTGGAGGAGATTGACGATACTGCCCCTGTAATGGTGCCGTCTGCTCTTTAGCGTGGAGCAGCATTTCTGAGGGTATGTTGGTAAAGTGGGTTTTTGCCTTTATGATGTTTTTATCTGAAAAGTTGGAATAATGTGCACATGTAAAAGATACCGTTTTAATATTACCAGTCAAGTTAACTTTGTAATGCCACGTGTACTAATcattagtgcctgcgtatcaagcatcagaccctgccagagtatcaaataactcccagtGAAAAATTTTGACAGTCAGATAGAGTGGATGGATGATGCATATGTACacaaaaaaattgtaaaataagGTGAAATTCAAATTTAACCATTCAAATGGTGGGAGCAAATTGTGATGGTTTACAAAGGAACAACTATGCTGAAATGATGTTATATATAGTCAATTAGTTGatatttagggcttgtttggccaggtggattggaagggattgaatggtattagggtggatggcatggatttcaaggtagtTAGGATTGCTATATCGTTTGGCCCATCCCTTCCGATCCcgcaaaccaaacacgtcccaggcaaatttgaatggactaaggtggattggatgggatttaaaagtaatgatagtgttgtcaatggattgtcttaagatccatgggattgctatattccgGGATCAGATtgcccagtctgtttggcacacccggccaatatggggatttaacttccaatcccttctaatacctTCTAAGCctcccggccaaacgggcccttaatggaCAATCAACACGTGATATTGAGAACGCGTGGAGGGTCCATGACTTAAGAGGAGCAAATTCAACCGTAGACACGTTTTAAAATCATGATCCCATCACATGGGTGGCTGACAGCCCGCATGTGACTGTTTGATTGTAATAACCCAAATTTGTATAATAGTTTATACACATTTGTACTCTCACAAAACCGTGACACGTGGAATGTAGTAGACATCTAGATACATCGTTGATTATAGAAGAGTATATTCACCTATTCTTTTAGGGGTGTAAttaaatttcaaggacgaaatttttataaAGGTGGTAGAATATAATGACCCGATATTTTGGTACATGTGCACGTACATACATATACATTCATCTTAGCATATATGCATCCacccatgcatccatgcatactTGCATCCTTCAATTTATACAAGATGTGGCCATTGATATGGATCGATTTGTTAGTGTAAACCATTGAATTAAATTGTACTATTtggtgtgtatatatgtatatgtgtatgtgtactcCCTTCACTTGTACGCTTGAAATCATCCGTTCATGCATTAACTAGCTCAAATTTAGTTACGAATCACACATTAAACTCATCCGTTCATTCATCGTACAAGGTATGTGATCAtctattcattcatccatttttaaacttTAGTTCAATTTATTAAATCATTAATCTAGACCATTAACCCAACGATCTATTTAtttaattcatatatatatatatatatatatatatatatatatatatatatatccctaagTTAAATATGAAAGTAACCGTACATTAACTTATACATCAAATTGGACTCATAACTGTCTAATTATTTACttatatctcaaccatccaaccatACATTGTACTTGTATCCACCAACCGAGCCACCTAATGGTTAGTTTCCATATTGGTCACAAACACTCGTTACGTGAGATCATGAAAGAGTAAGAGCCGTTGAAATCTATTTTTGCCACTTTAGGATGATCATATGACAATATTAAGCTTATTAGATAGAGTATGTTGAGTGTAAATTAGGCATTAAGTTTCATTCTGATACAACGGTCCAATATTAAGATATTCGCTTGTGTACTAGAGGAACTAAGAGAAACTCAACGTTGTAAGACTTTGTCCACTCAAACAaccaacctttaaaaaaaaaaattaatttaaataaaatttaaaaacaacAAACTCAGCGAGATTTTCTGCCTAATTAACATCTCTTCCCACGTTCTCCACATTGCTTTCCTTTTCCGTGTAATGAGTCTCAGACCCATCGCATCTAAACCACCCATCATCATAGTTGGCCCTAGAGTCATTGAATCCTAGCCATCTTCATCtcattattgtgggacccaccaaatctaGGGTCGTCCACTTGGATGGATCCTAAGGAAGTTTCAATGTAGGTTTTTCCTAACCGTTCTTTAGGATATGCGATCCatcgaagttttggatctgcctcattttacaCCTTATGTCCCATCAGTATAAGATAAAACTTATAATCGGGTGGATTTCTCTTAAACATGTTGGTGGACCCCACTAGCGATTTTTGCAAGAGATCAAGCAAAATGATTCAGCAGGTAATCCACCActcctacttttcctcatcttcctcattttcctCATTTTCCTCCTTCAAAATAGAGATAGCCACATCATTGCAATGACATGTTACAACAAGTGAATCACCCATCCATCGGGCCATGATCAACATTTCAACTACCACCATAAATTACACAAGCATTATaagtaaataataatattaatgaataaataaataagagaaaaagaaaagaaacagaagaCAGAGAATTTGTGTGTACAGTGGTGAGGTTGAGCATGGGTCTAACCTGCGACGGCGGGGCTCATACAACAAACTAAGATCAGGTAGGTAATCCTACTCATTTATGAACTTTCTAATTTTTATGTATTTCTGAgatttaattttgaaataattttcttAGATTAATATTATCAGAGTCATTTATACCTGATGTTCATGTTTTCGAATTTAAATATTAATTAAATTTGATGGATTTATAAAGCTCAATTATATTCTAACATTATTTCAAAAAATTAGTTTTATGTGTATTAAATTAAATTCATTAATTTTAGACTTTAATTCTGAGTTAgactgatttaaaatatgtttatttagaatGAATATTAATTTCTTTATTTCtgtgtttagagagagagagagagagagagatttttaaaaataataataaaaataataaaaaataaataaataaaataaacaatttatttaagtttattttttaattaataaattttataatttttttgaagattaaaattaaatatgagttattcttaaattttaaaattaattgatatgaaattaaattattaaaaataaattaagttcaaattaatttatgaattgTGTAAGTCGGATGTAATATAATATCTAAAGATAAATTTTATTGTTTTATATCAGAATTGTTAAATTTAACTTGGAATTAATTTAAGTTCAAAACTAgaattaataacttaaattaacttGCAAAATTTAAGACTTgattaatatatgtatttaatttcataagtaataattaatttaatttattaatttaatcTAGATCGAGTATAATTTTAATGATcgattaatttaaatttaatgtATGATGGTTACAATTAAATTACTAACTGGCggtttaaatttaaattataattcttggagtttaagaattaatattaattatactaattgggaatctaaaattatttttaaagttGTATGAATTAAATTAATGTAAATTTAAATCTAAGATGACTTTTAAAgtctttagaaaataaataattataattcaaaatttagTAATTTGATGACTATTATGAACCTTGACTTATatgattatttaaattaattaaatcaaaatttaatATGATGAAACTTTatttattattctaatttaaactctagtttaagttataataataaaatgataatgataataataatctgAATATAAGGTACAAAGAAACCTTTTATAGATTATTAAATaggaatttaaatttcaaataaattaatttGTTTACAttgtaaataagtaaataaatttaaaaatcaaaattttgagacAAAATCAGTATTCCAACATTTTTCAGGAGTTCCTTTGAAAAATTTTAGCACTATTACAGAAAACAGCTTGATATTTCAGAAACTAATTTTAGACAACATCAAATTTATGCACCTTATATAAAACTTACATCATAGTGTAGAAATTTGATTTATTAAATTGTTTTATTGCTGATTTTaaaattattcatatcattcATACTCCTCTATTGATTATtgaattgtgaaaaaaaaaaaagaagataatatTAAAAGCAAGTGGggcgatcgtgtcccttgggtgagagaccctaaagccagcaagtagggcaatcgtatcCCTTGGGAGAAAGATAATAGAACTCattggatccttcggagtctcatttgtgtacggcgtatgagtagaATTATGTGCGCGAACATACATGAGacgtacaactggagcagtagtctgaccagctaacgtataaatgggtccctcatcACGAGGTACCGGTGCGTaagcgttaatgcaacgtggccaTCCACTTGGATATGGTGTTATAAGagatgatgattatttaattttataatgGAATTCATGAGAGTATGGCACAATTCCAGGATTGCATTCATGTCATCCTTaagatttaatatcttgatttgtatttgaaatttgaaaaaaaataataatatgtatatatataatttcattaTTTGCTCATTTGTTATAAATTTAGAATTTTCATATTTGAGTTGAATATAATTGCACGAGCTGTTATACTCACACCCAACATAACAGTGTTTCAGGGTTCGAAGTTTAGTCGGGGCAAAGCAAAGTGAAGATCTAACCATCAGCTCAGTTGTAGTCATATCTTTATTTgttatgttaaaaaaaaaaaaaaattgtatagtAGGAATTTAGAAGTATGTTTAGATTGTAATAGTTAGGAATTGTATTGGATGAATGTTTGTTtgttgtaatgttttttttttttttttttaaatgtggttGTGAATGTTTG
Protein-coding regions in this window:
- the LOC131234787 gene encoding benzyl alcohol O-benzoyltransferase-like, with amino-acid sequence MAPLDFSVQINGPELVGPHTSTPREFKYLSNIDDQMGLRNHIPFIHFYPTNATGTDPVPIIRRALSMALIPYYPIAGRLRNAENGKLVVDCCEEGVIFRQANANVTLAQLHEIDGGLKPPFPQWDHFLVDDIWGSFSIVDSPLLHMQVTRLACGGFVLAYTFNHCVCDAYGALQFVTAVSEFARNPNRHASSFLPSWGREILAPRSPPRVSYRHPEYDTDTTSETPATGADFKRLAQISTFFSNADISALKRQINDRRCPTFDAVAACLWRARTRALALKTITKLLFPIDTRFRYHPSLPDGYYGTAVVFPCAVTTPEALCNGPIRYAAGLISGVKKSVVGDEYRKSVLDFIDVNGRRGFCSEGAFVVSDMSRLRFADVDLGWGPGVYGGPGRAGTGMVPGMVTSVIGHKDERGVEGVLALVSLPQGTVEMFERVIREQIRRVEEIDDTAPVMVPSAL